CCAACCAGCCCGCAGTCTTCTGCAGCATCGGCGAGGACAGCGCCTGGGATGCGCGAGTCATCGGCTGGATCAACCAGGTCCGCGCCCGCGTCCGTTCCGGCATCACCGCCCCCAGAGAAATCAAGGATGTCCGGGCGCACCTCGACGACATGCGGCTGCGCAAGGACGCCGGGGAGATCGAGCTCATGCGCCGGGCCGCGCAGATCTCCGCGCGCGCGCACCGACGGGCGATGCAGACCGCGCGTCCCGGGCTGCACGAGTTCGAGATCGAAGCGGAGCTGTTGCACGAGTTCCGGCGCCACGGCGCACAGGCTCCGGCATACACGCCGATCGTGGCGGCCGGCCCCAATGCCTGCGTGCTGCACTACGTAGCCAACGCCGCGCAGCTCAAGGACGGAGACTTGCTGCTCATCGATGCCGGTTGCGAAGTCGATGGCTACGCTTCAGACATCACGCGCACCTTTCCGGTGAACGGCAGGTTCTCCGGGCCGCAGCGCGACATCTACGAGCTGGTGCTGGCCGCGCAAGCGGCGGCCATCGAGCAGGTGCGACCGGGCAATGAGTGGGAAGACCCGCATCGGGCCGCCGTGAACGTGCTCGCGCGCGGTCTCATCGACCTCGGGCTGTGCAAGGGAAGCGCGGACGCGATCATCGAGACCGGCGAGTATCGGCGCTTTTTCATGCACCGCACCGGGCACTGGCTGGGCATGGACGTGCACGACGCCGGTGACTACAAGCGTGACGGGGCGTGGCTGAAGCTGGAGCCGGGCATGGTGCTGACGGTCGAGCCGGGCTGCTACGTGCGGCCAGCCGACGACGTGCCTCAGCCGTTCTGGAACATCGGCGTGCGCATCGAGGACGACGCGTTGGTGACCGATTCCGGTTGCGAAATCCTGACGGCGGAAGCACCGAAGGCCATCGCCGACATCGAGTCGGTGATGCGCGGGGCGGCTGCATGAACGATCGCTGCGACATCGCGATCATCGGGGGTGGGCCGATCG
The DNA window shown above is from Burkholderiales bacterium and carries:
- the pepP gene encoding Xaa-Pro aminopeptidase, with the protein product MDKLLTYQRRRERLAEQMGAGVAIVRTAPERIRNRDAHYPYRFDSYFYYLCGFPEPEAVLVIVAGPPARSILFCRERDPDREVWDGFRFGPDGARAAFALDEAHPIAKLDEMMPQLLANQPAVFCSIGEDSAWDARVIGWINQVRARVRSGITAPREIKDVRAHLDDMRLRKDAGEIELMRRAAQISARAHRRAMQTARPGLHEFEIEAELLHEFRRHGAQAPAYTPIVAAGPNACVLHYVANAAQLKDGDLLLIDAGCEVDGYASDITRTFPVNGRFSGPQRDIYELVLAAQAAAIEQVRPGNEWEDPHRAAVNVLARGLIDLGLCKGSADAIIETGEYRRFFMHRTGHWLGMDVHDAGDYKRDGAWLKLEPGMVLTVEPGCYVRPADDVPQPFWNIGVRIEDDALVTDSGCEILTAEAPKAIADIESVMRGAAA